A DNA window from Salvelinus sp. IW2-2015 linkage group LG4q.1:29, ASM291031v2, whole genome shotgun sequence contains the following coding sequences:
- the LOC139026967 gene encoding proteinase-activated receptor 3-like has protein sequence MEVFFNSSLLFISHRPLNSSIGDKTVYEQCDGMPAVLLFYLVLQFINMFLGIPANVMVLWLLHKNKSDSTTSDIFILQLAILDTFFCLIPPLELANIVYLTTSSTWYVLRFFYGVKDSSPLFLSCICLDRYMAVLHPITFTELKDRSHRPVLAAVMWIVTLAYSTAKCVGNIVNFDKVFTVMILAAFAFMVFCNVAILWALRQSGPGRDEMHPVKKRAFKMVLIILAIIVLNYFPPVALFPFQQYFSPDVFQCYIHYIAFGFMDISSSIQPVLYLSKEKILPQKPGCCCTRNTANSG, from the coding sequence ATGGAGGTGTTCTTCAACTCGTCTTTGCTCTTCATCTCACACAGACCATTAAACTCCAGCATAGGGGACAAGACTGTATATGAGCAGTGTGACGGCATGCCAGCCGTGCTTCTCTTCTACCTGGTGCTGCAGTTCATCAACATGTTCTTGGGGATCCCAGCCAACGTCATGGTGCTGTGGCTCCTGCACAAGAACAAGAGTGACTCCACCACCTCGGACATCTTCATTCTGCAACTGGCCATCCTGGACACCTTCTTCTGCCTCATCCCCCCTCTGGAGCTGGCCAACATCGTCTACCTGACCACCAGCAGCACCTGGTACGTGCTGCGCTTCTTCTACGGCGTCAAGGACTCCTCTCCACTCTTCCTGTCCTGCATCTGCCTGGACCGCTACATGGCCGTGCTCCACCCAATCACCTTCACAGAGCTCAAGGACCGCAGCCACCGGCCCGTGCTTGCCGCCGTCATGTGGATTGTCACGCTGGCTTACTCCACCGCCAAGTGCGTGGGCAACATCGTGAACTTTGACAAGGTCTTCACAGTCATGATCCTGGCAGCATTCGCCTTCATGGTATTCTGTAATGTCGCCATCCTATGGGCCCTGAGGCAGTCTGGGCCAGGCCGTGACGAGATGCACCCTGTCAAGAAGAGAGCCTTTAAAATGGTCCTCATCATATTGGCAATCATTGTTTTGAACTACTTCCCTCCCGTGGCTCTGTTCCCCTTCCAGCAGTACTTCTCCCCGGATGTATTCCAGTGCTACATCCACTACATTGCCTTTGGCTTCATGGACATTAGCAGCAGTATCCAACCTGTGCTTTACCTTTCAAAAGAGAAAATACTACCACAGAAACCTGGCTGCTGCTGTACCAGAAATACAGCCAACTCAGGATGA